Proteins encoded within one genomic window of Oryza glaberrima chromosome 12, OglaRS2, whole genome shotgun sequence:
- the LOC127757328 gene encoding uncharacterized protein LOC127757328, with amino-acid sequence MVVAELLLATVAALARTDYTEKQTEVGLTPFADIGPAEKEVDIDNSNCPLGNSGNLVEYFAPNAQVQPEASPYDLAAHGEPNALEQPDSGRVVQLMDSSSLAGELAAYRLFVLCVQEAAVTVGRVPEQADIVLSIATVSGTHARLEKKKGSLLVTDLDSTNGTYIKERRLTPGFPTPIDPGSLLIFGDIHLAMFRVSKMVVDVSGDTNGAEQEAETAQVSTATQQTN; translated from the exons atggtcgttgctgagctgctccttgCGACTGTTGCTGCATTGGCTCGAACTGATTATACTGAGAAGCAAACTGAGGTTGGGTTAACCCCCTTTGCTGATATTGGGCCTGCGGAGAAGGaggttgatattgataattcaaattgcccccttgGTAATTCTGGTAATTTGGTTGAATATTTTGCACCAAATGCTCAGGTACAACCTGAGGCATCACCGTATGATCTGGCTGCGCATGGTGAACCAAATGCTCTGGAACAACCTGATTCAGGACGTGTCGTCCAGCTGATGGATTCATCAAGCCTTGCTGGTGAATTGGCTGCATA CCGGCTGTTTGTGTTGTGTgtgcaggaggcggcggtgacggtgggtCGGGTTCCTGAACAGGCCGACATCGTCCTGTCTATCGCAACAG TTTCAGGGACGCACGCACGGCTGGAGAAGAAAAAGGGGAGCCTGTTGGTAACTGACCTGGACAGCACGAATGGCACCTACATCAAGGAGAGGCGCCTCACCCCTGGTTTCCCCACTCCCATCGATCCCGGCAGCCTCCTCATCTTTg GTGACATCCACCTGGCCATGTTCCGTGTCTCCAAGATGGTCGTCGATGTGTCCGGTGACACCAATGGAGCTGAGCAGGAAGCTGAGACGGCTCAAGTATCAACCGCAACCCAACAAACCAACTAG
- the LOC127758189 gene encoding 40S ribosomal protein S16 → MAAALTRPPPGTVQCFGRKKTAVAVSYCKPGRGLIKVNGVPIELIRPEMLRLKAFEPILLAGRSRFKDIDMRIRVRGGGKTSQIYAIRQAIAKALVAYYQKYVDEASKKEVKDIFARYDRTLLVADPRRCEPKKFGGRGARARFQKSYR, encoded by the coding sequence ATGGCAGCCGCGCTCACCCGCCCGCCGCCAGGCACGGTCCAGTGCTTCGGGCGCAAGAAGACGGCGGTGGCCGTCTCCTACTGCAAGCCGGGGCGCGGGCTGATCAAGGTGAACGGCGTCCCGATCGAGCTGATCAGGCCGGAGATGCTCCGCCTCAAGGCGTTCGAGCCCATCCTGCTCGCGGGGAGGTCCCGCTTCAAGGACATCGACATGCGCATCCGCGTCCGCGGCGGAGGGAAGACGTCGCAGATCTACGCGATACGCCAGGCCATCGCCAAGGCCCTCGTCGCCTACTACCAGAAGTACGTCGACGAGGCGTCCAAGAAGGAGGTCAAGGACATCTTTGCCCGCTATGACCGCACTCTACTCGTCGCCGACCCCAGGCGCTGCGAGCCCAAGAAGTTCGGTGGTCGTGGTGCCCGCGCCAGATTCCAGAAATCGTACCGTTGA
- the LOC127757542 gene encoding probable arabinosyltransferase ARAD1, whose amino-acid sequence MPPRARTLLMPLAAATLLVASTIFLFAATGARWRPADTGLPVPAADFSAAVLESAVTDTTAAAKELSFVDENGRPDDPASSSAAAARCDPTHAAVRVFMYDLPPEFHFGILGWSPPTDGAADAAMWPDVGSGAAAPRYPGGLNQQHSVEYWLTLDLLSSSSPPCGAAVRVADSRDADVVFVPFFASLSYNRHSRVVPPEKVSRDKELQEKLVRYLMAQPEWKRSGGADHVIVAHHPNSLLHARSVLFPVVFVLSDFGRYHPRVASLEKDVIAPYKHMAKTFVNDSAGFDDRPTLLYFRGAIFRKEGGNIRQELYYMLKDEKDVYFAFGSVQDHGASKASKGMHASKFCLNIAGDTPSSNRLFDAIVSHCVPVIISDDIELPYEDALDYSKFSIFVRSSDAVKKGYLMRLIRGVSKHQWTMMWRRLKEVDKHFEYQYPSQKDDAVQMIWQALARKVPAIRLKSHRSRRFSRYDRGGK is encoded by the exons atgccgccgcgcgcccgcacCCTCCTCATGCCGcttgcggcggcgacgctcctcgtcgcctccaccatcttcctcttcgccgccaccggcgctcGTTGGCGACCCGCCGACACCGGCCTCCCGGTCCCCGCCGCCGACTTCTCTGCGGCCGTCCTAGAGAGCGCGGTGAccgacaccaccgccgccgcgaaggAGCTCTCGTTCGTTGACGAGAATGGCCGCCCCGACGACCCCGCCTCCAgctcggcggccgccgcgagaTGCGACCCGACCCACGCCGCCGTCAGGGTATTCATGTACGACTTGCCGCCGGAGTTCCACTTCGGCATCCTCGGCTGGTCGCCGCCGACAGATggagccgccgacgccgccatgtGGCCGGATgtcggcagcggcgccgccgccccgcggtaCCCCGGTGGGCTCAACCAGCAGCACAGCGTCGAGTACTGGCTCACGctcgatctcctctcctcctcgtcgccgccgtgcggtGCCGCCGTCAGGGTCGCCGACTCCCGCGACGCCGACGTGGTGTTCGTGCCGTTCTTCGCGTCCCTCAGCTACAATCGCCACTCCAGGGTTGTGCCTCCGGAGAAGGTGAGCAGGGACAAGGAATTGCAGGAGAAGCTGGTTAGGTACCTGATGGCACAGCCGGAGTGGAAGAGGTCGGGTGGCGCCGACCATGTCATTGTCGCACACCACCCGAATAGCTTGCTCCATGCCCGGTCAGTGCTGTTCCCCGTGGTGTTCGTGCTGTCTGACTTCGGGAGATACCATCCTAGAGTAGCCAGCTTGGAGAAGGATGTCATTGCCCCTTACAAGCATATGGCTAAGACGTTTGTGAATGACTCCGCCGGGTTTGATGACCGGCCGACATTGTTATACTTCCGGGGAGCAATTTTCAGGAAGGAG GGAGGGAACATTAGGCAGGAGCTATATTATATGCTCAAAGATGAAAAGGATGTTTATTTTGCCTTTGGAAGTGTCCAGGACCATGGGGCCAGTAAAGCCAGTAAGGGAATGCACGCATCAAAATTTTGCCTAAACATTGCAGGGGACACCCCTTCTTCCAATCGCCTGTTTGACGCTATAGTAAGTCATTGCGTCCCTGTTATCATCAGTGACGACATCGAGCTTCCTTATGAAGATGCATTGGACTATTCGAAGTTTTCTATCTTTGTTCGTTCATCTGATGCTGTGAAAAAGGGTTACTTGATGAGACTTATTAGAGGAGTAAGCAAGCATCAATGGACAATGATGTGGAGAAGGCTGAAAGAAGTGGATAAACATTTTGAGTATCAGTACCCATCTCAGAAGGATGATGCAGTCCAAATGATCTGGCAAGCATTGGCTAGAAAGGTGCCAGCAATCCGCCTGAAGTCACATAGGTCTAGAAGATTTTCTAGATATGATAGAGGAGGAAAATAA
- the LOC127757598 gene encoding mini zinc finger protein 1-like, translating to MGPQQDRSAAKPYANGSTAAAAAAAGRKENNKVVRYRECQRNHAASIGGHAVDGCREFMASGADGTAAALLCAACGCHRSFHRREVEAAAAECDCSSDTSSGTGRR from the coding sequence ATGGGGCCTCAGCAAGACCGGTCGGCGGCCAAGCCGTACGCGAacggcagcacggcggcggcggcggcggcggcggggaggaaggAGAACAACAAGGTGGTGCGGTACAGGGAGTGCCAGCGCAACCACGCCGCCAGCATCGGCGGCCACGCCGTCGACGGCTGCCGGGAGTTCATGGCGTCGGGCGCCgatggcaccgccgccgcgctcctctgCGCCGCCTGCGGCTGCCACCGGAGCTTCCACAGGCGAGAGGtggaggccgccgcggccgaatGCGACTGCTCCTCCGACACCTCCTCCGGCACCGGCCGCCGGTGA